Proteins encoded together in one Thermophilibacter immobilis window:
- the yqeK gene encoding bis(5'-nucleosyl)-tetraphosphatase (symmetrical) YqeK: MAGEDGGLYTAQERALVARLEADLKAQLAPKPCRLAHSLSVARTAEDLALTYGVDPLWARVAGILHDWDKVVAEDELVARARRLGVEMGVDLGLVRPLLHGIVAARELPARYPELPDEVWHAIAVHTTAAPEMSPLDEVLFVADGIEPLRPPAPGIEKTRALVGAAPLDDVFWSSFVGGIVYVLEEGRYLYPGSIDIYNALAAGRARTR, encoded by the coding sequence ATGGCGGGGGAGGACGGGGGGCTCTACACGGCGCAGGAGCGCGCCCTCGTGGCGCGCCTCGAGGCGGACCTGAAGGCCCAGCTCGCCCCCAAGCCGTGCCGTCTCGCGCACTCGCTCTCCGTGGCGCGCACGGCCGAGGACCTCGCGCTGACCTACGGGGTCGACCCGCTCTGGGCCCGCGTCGCCGGCATCCTGCACGACTGGGACAAGGTCGTCGCCGAGGACGAGCTCGTGGCCCGTGCGCGGCGGCTGGGCGTGGAGATGGGCGTGGACCTCGGCCTCGTCCGACCGCTTCTGCACGGGATCGTGGCCGCGCGCGAGCTGCCCGCCCGCTATCCCGAGCTCCCCGACGAGGTCTGGCATGCGATCGCGGTGCACACCACGGCGGCGCCCGAGATGTCTCCCCTCGACGAGGTCCTCTTCGTCGCGGACGGCATCGAGCCCCTCAGGCCACCGGCTCCCGGAATCGAGAAGACGCGCGCTCTCGTGGGCGCGGCCCCTCTCGATGACGTGTTCTGGAGCTCGTTTGTGGGGGGAATCGTCTACGTCCTCGAGGAGGGTCGCTACCTCTATCCGGGTAGCATCGACATATACAACGCGCTCGCGGCAGGTCGCGCGCGCACACGCTAG
- the nadD gene encoding nicotinate-nucleotide adenylyltransferase, with amino-acid sequence MSVDAQALRDLDLPILGGDEGRTYRLGVMGGTFDPIHNGHLVAAEQAYCDLDLDLVVFMPAGRPAFKLDRDVSPGEDRYAMTLLATADNPHFVASRFEVDRAGVTYTADTLRLLRKAYPDNVEFYFITGTDAITEIVGWRDAADIARLAHLVAATRPGYDLDRAWDVVEASGVAFDVTYLSVPALAISSSHLRERVGAGQSLRYLTPAPVTGYLHKHGLYGAQAVPRICGGGAWS; translated from the coding sequence ATGAGCGTGGACGCCCAGGCCCTGCGCGACCTCGACCTTCCCATCCTGGGCGGCGATGAGGGCAGGACCTATCGGCTCGGCGTCATGGGGGGCACGTTCGACCCCATCCACAACGGTCACCTCGTGGCCGCCGAGCAGGCCTACTGCGACCTCGACCTCGACCTCGTGGTCTTCATGCCCGCTGGGCGCCCGGCCTTCAAGCTCGACCGCGACGTGAGCCCGGGGGAGGACCGCTACGCCATGACGCTGCTCGCCACGGCGGACAACCCCCACTTCGTGGCCTCGCGCTTCGAGGTTGACCGCGCGGGCGTCACCTACACCGCCGACACGCTACGCCTGCTCAGGAAGGCCTATCCGGACAACGTGGAGTTCTACTTCATCACGGGCACCGACGCGATCACCGAGATCGTCGGGTGGCGCGACGCCGCTGACATCGCCCGCCTCGCGCACCTCGTGGCGGCCACGCGCCCCGGCTACGACCTCGACCGCGCCTGGGACGTGGTGGAGGCCTCCGGGGTCGCGTTCGATGTCACGTACCTCTCGGTCCCGGCGCTCGCCATCTCGTCGAGCCACCTGCGCGAGCGCGTGGGGGCCGGGCAGAGCCTGCGCTACCTCACGCCCGCCCCCGTCACCGGCTACCTCCACAAGCACGGACTGTACGGGGCGCAGGCCGTGCCGCGCATCTGCGGCGGCGGGGCGTGGTCCTGA
- the rsfS gene encoding ribosome silencing factor, whose product MPQTPLELARVAALAADAKKAADIVLLDLSSKTDVCDYFLICTGATARQVDAIVDEVRERVHANCAVSPLSCEGRAQLSWVLLDYGSVVVHVFQPEARAFYRLESLWGDADRVELDLAGANGDA is encoded by the coding sequence ATGCCCCAAACCCCGCTCGAGCTCGCGCGCGTCGCCGCGCTCGCCGCCGACGCCAAGAAGGCCGCCGACATCGTCCTGCTCGACCTCTCGTCCAAGACCGACGTCTGCGACTACTTCCTCATCTGCACGGGCGCGACCGCCCGGCAGGTCGACGCCATCGTCGACGAGGTGCGCGAGCGCGTGCACGCGAACTGCGCCGTCTCGCCCCTCTCGTGCGAGGGCCGCGCCCAGCTCTCCTGGGTGCTCCTGGACTACGGCTCCGTGGTCGTCCACGTGTTCCAGCCCGAGGCCCGCGCCTTCTATCGCCTCGAGAGCCTCTGGGGCGACGCCGACCGCGTCGAGCTGGACCTTGCGGGCGCGAACGGCGACGCGTAG